The Apodemus sylvaticus chromosome 19, mApoSyl1.1, whole genome shotgun sequence sequence CACAAAGCCTCTGCCATCGTCCCACAGCTCTGCTTCCAGGGTTTCTTCCAACCCCTACGGCTCCCAGTCTTCCAAGGcctcccctccctcaccctcccagCCCTGGatgctctctctcccaccccctggCCACGGTTCCCCAGAACCCTCATCTCTCCCCAGCCTTGGGTGGCTCCCCCTAGCTTGCTTATCCTTTAGGTCTCCTCCAGGAACTAAGCTGCCTCACTCCCACAAATCCACCATGTCTCTGGGAGCTGCCCGCTCCTTCATGTCTTCTTGCTCTGCCCAGAACCCATGGTCCAACTGAGGCCTCTGTCTCCTGCTCCACTCCTTAAAGAAACCAGGAAGATTCTCCCCCaatcacagacagacacaagcaGACAGAATTCCAGAGAAAAGAGGTTTATTGGGTTTCACGGATGGTGCAGGGTCTCTCGTGGATGTCTAACCAAGCAGCGGCTGGCTTTAGAGCCCTGTGCATCCTTCTGGAACCCTGGTTACCCACGTCCACTTCTCTCTCCGACTCTCTCTTAGATGAGTCCTGTCCGAGGTGAGACGCCTTTGCATCTGGGACCTGGCTGTCATCTGACAGCTTtccatttctcccttctttctattctctataaataaataatttaacctTTCTCTTCATAAATAGTCAACCTTCCCCTGTTCCCAGGCACCTCCCCCATGCCTGTCCCTCCTTCACGTCCAGGTCTCTGCCACACCTAGACCCACAAAAACACTGCTCTGTGCAGGAACTTCTAGGCAGGCTGGAGTCTTCCCCCAAGCATCTGGAGTGGCCCTGAGGGAGATGTGGTCCCCTGAAGTGCCCCAGACTCCTGTGAAAGCTCCGGGTTATTTTGGTGGGGAAGGCTGGAGACTGTTGGGGATGTGACCCTTGAAATTGTCAGGATGGAGGCCTGGAATCCAGTTCCTAGGTTTCTTTAGATTCTACAGAGCAAAGGCTCCAAAGAATACACTGCTGGGGCTGAAGTGTAGATGGGAGATGCCATCCGTGTGGGTGGACAGCTGGTCTCCCTTGCTGAGCAGAAACACAGCCCCCTGGTACATTGAGCGCACCCACGGGCCTTGTAGCCCCGGATACACGGACTTCTGTGCGCTGAGGAGAGGCACGTGGGAAGGGTATTGGGAGGAAAACAGCTGGACCTCGTGGGCCAGGTAGACGGGAGTAGGAACGGCCCTGGAGGAGCAACTTTCTCCAGAGAAAACCACCTGGGAGTACACAAAGTAGAGGCCACTGGTGGGGATCAGGAGGGAGTTGTTGTTCAAAGAGAAGCCGTGTCGGAGAAAGGCGCGGTCTGTGTTGGCTCTCCAGAGCAGTGAGTTCTGTTTGCTGGGGTACCCTGGGAAAAGGCACAGGGCATGGGGCGGGATCAGGGGCAGGATCTCCATCCCTGAGGGAGCAGGCACTGGACAACTGGAATGGTTGgtgggatgggagtggggtgcCTGCCTTTAGGGGTAAGAAAAATTAGTGTGGGGAGATGAGAAGATGGCTTGGGCCCCTGGGCAGGTAGGAGGGAAGGCGGGGACTGGACCTCTGTGGGCAGGTGTTTACCAACAAGATGAGCAGCAGGCTTCAGGATGCCGTGGGTTAAATGCTTCTGCAGGGCTTGATGAGCTGTCCTGGGAGCGGAGACACGAACCCCAGACACCTAGGAGAGAAGAGAGTTGAGAGGGTTCTAGGACTCTGAGTTGGCTAGGCCACCCCAGCACCCCCAATCTCTTGCTGTCTCACCTGGGCCCCTAGAGGCAGGGCCAGCAGCAGCcccaggaggaagacaggaggggCGCCAAGCACCCTCAAGAGGTGGAGATGTCTGAGTGGTGTCATGGGGAGaacctgcagagagagagagagagagagagagagtgtgtgtgtgtaggggaggcgGGGCACAAGGCGGAAGACAGACCTTACCTTCTAGCTGAGACAGCCACTCTGAGAGACAGGGCGACAGATAGAAAAGGGGACAGGCAGGGGAACCCTGAAGCGAGCGGggttaaagagagaaagacaggctGGAAGAGGAAAACACCGCAGAATCAGACTATGGCTGACAGgggcagaaagagggagagactgaTAACACCCGAGTCAGATGCCACAGGCGGGGACAGACCAAAAATCAAAGCCACAAATTAAGGCTGGGGATCCAGGCAGGCTGTACAGAAAAGGCTGTGACTCAAGAGAAGAGGCAGGATCCTGAGGGATGCCTGTTACCAGGGTAAGCCCGAGGAGACAGGGCAGGAGAGGCTCACCTGCTGTGCGGGGTCCTGGGCACTGGCGCTCGGTCCCTTTATAGAGGAAGCGGCAGTGTGGCAGGCAGCGGGCGGGTTCTAGGTCGGGACTGGGGCCTGGGGAAGCCCCCAGGGCTTAGAAGATGCTGCTGTTTCAGTCGAAGGCAGGAAAGGCTGGGGCCTAGGAGAGAACCGCAGGCTCAGGCCTCAGACTACTGCGTTCTGGGAAAGGGAGTCGGGTCCGGGGAACTGTGGGCTGCAGGGACTAGCAGGGAGCAGGGTCAGGCCGAGGAGTTCCAGGGAACGGACTGGCACTTCGTGGAGAATGAGGGGCACAGCTGGGCTGTGACTGGAAGCCTGGTTCCCTGAAGAGCGATGGTTTATGACACTCTGCACCCTTGACTGCTCACAGGCTCCTTCACCCGGTCACGTCTGGAGGGCTCTGAAGCCACATGTGGTTAGtggcaccttttttttttgttttccggGTTCGAACCCAGGCCTATGTATGCTTGACAAGCCTTCTGCCATTGATCTATACCCTTCAGGTCCATTTCCTCTCTTGTCTTTGGGGGTTCAAGTCACAGCTGTTCCAGTATACCTGTATTTTCTGGTCATCTGTCAGTTTCATGTCAACAAGTTCCATTACAGTGTCCTCTCCCCGAATCTGGGGCATCCTGGCGTGTGACAATCTTAACTGTGTCCCCTTACTCTCTGGagaagcagttctcaacctgtgggcgaggcccctttggcaaacctctatttaaacaaatatttacattatgattcacaacagcagtaaaattacagttatgaaatagcaacgaaaataattgtatggttgggggtcaccccaacatgaggGTCATggagttaggaaggttgagaaccactgtcctagaatGGTTCAAGTCTGGAAGATGATTGGGGGGTATTCTCTTAGAACCCCAAGACACTCATGTATAGTAAGGTCTCAGCCTGTCCCTGCAGCCCCTGCAGATCAGATCTACATAATCCCAAATGCGCACCCCAGGCTTCCAAAGCTCTCTGTAGAGGGAGCTTCAGAATTCTACACAGGTAAAGACAGTTAGAGGGCTTGTTCAGAAGCGGCGTCTGAGGAGCGCTTCTCTGTTGGAAGGGCCTGGGACACAGCTCAGGCGGCTGCTTGCAGGCATGTGTGAGCCCCTGGCTCCGTTCCTACATACCCAGCAGCCACACTGAtgggcactggctgttcttccagaggaccagtgttagttcccagcaccccatgtTGTTTTATTGCATCTGTACCTGCAGTTCTGGGGGATGTGACgtccttttctggcctttgcaggcacTACACTCAAGTggtgctgagacatacacgcaggcaaaaatCCTATACACACAACAgaacatctttttaaagatttatttatttagtttacatatgtgagtacactgtagctatacagatggttgtgagccaaccatgtggttgctgggatttgaatttaggacttttggaagaacagtcagtgctcttaaccactgagccatctccccagccctgagacTCCTTTTCAGGTGACTCTAGACTGTCTTAGTGGACAGCCAACGTCAACAAAATACTGCTGATGGCCATTagatttgtttctaatttctgtctGAAAATCACTAAGCAGGAAGCTCCTGTGCAGAACCAGATTTCTCTCAGCTGGTAAGATACAGCTTTCAAAAAGCAAggtttggccgggcggtggtggcacacacctgtaatcccagcactctgggaggcagaggcaggcagatttctgaattcaagaccagcctggtctacagagtgaattccagaacagccaggcctatacagagaaaccctgtctcaaaaaaaccaaatccaacaaaacaaaacaagcaacaataacaacaacaaaaacaactcaaAAGGCAAAGTTTTTGAAggtgatttattatttatattttggtcttttttttttttttttcttgagacagggtttctctgtgtagccctgactgtcctggaactcattctgtagaccaggctagcctcgaactcaggaatctgcctgcctctgcctctgcctctgcccccaagtgctggaattaaaggcatgcaccaccactgcccagcttggtcatatttttttaagattgagACAGATGACAACAGCTGGCCACCTCAGATGTCACTGAGGCTGCCACATGGCTGTCAATATTGTAGTAGGCTGCAGCTGGTGATAGTGGTGGTCAGGCTGGCTGCTGGGCACATTACTGTTCTCGGGTCCAAACAActgagagggaagggaagctggCCCTGTGTTCTCGCTTCTCATGATGTCTGATTAGCAGTCCTTCCTCCTCAGGACGCCACAGGACCCTGGAACATGAGGCCTCTGACTAGAAATTTTTGTTAGGACCAGTTCTGACACCAAAGGTGGGGGGAAGGGCAACACTTCGATGTCATGGAAAAAAGAGGATTCTAGTCTCAACGACCCAGGTTGGTAAAGAGGAATTCCAGTTTCGATGGCTTGCCTTGGGGGAAGATGTGGGCAGGATAGAGGCTAGAGAGGCACAGAAGTGCTTCTTCTTACGTCTTATACTGTCACTCATTCCGAAGTGTCCAGCATACTCAGGCCCCTCCTTTGGTGACAGTGCTGTGAGCTCTGTAGTTCTCATCCagtctcttcctccacatcccatAAACACTATGTGCACCTGGAACAAGGAATGGGGAGACAGCTCTGAGAGATGGATCCCTGACTTCAGGGATCTCAAGTTTAGTGGAGTATGGTCAAGTTTCATGGCCTTGGCAAGGCAGCCAACAGGAAATCCATGGAACCTGGGGGACATTTCTAATGGAGATAAGAAAGGTAGGGAGGGACAGTATGTACGGTCTGCCTGAGAGTGCCCTCCTGGTCTGCGGTGTGCATGGGTGTACATAGAGGATAAGCAGAGAAAGACTGTGGTAAACAGAGAACACACCCtgcagggttttgttgtttgtttgttttctttcaagacagctgttctttgtgtaacagctgtctgtcctggaacttgatttgtagaccaggctggccctgaactcacctAAAAGGTTTAAAATCTCATTCTAATACGATAGAGAGTCACCAACAAATTTACATAAAGGTAATGTTATAAAGTGGAGTCTGGAGGAAGGTGAAGAATGGACGAAGGTCTGGAGGTCACCATGTTGACCAGTGAAGACCATTTTACAATGACCCAGCAAGAGCCCATGACCAGAGCCTGCATCCTGGGGAGAGTGGGGTGGAGAAAGTGTTTCAAGGCAGAGCCTACAGCGTTGGTGGCTGCCCAGATGCAATGGAGGAAGAAAGCGCATCAACGCCTCTTTCAGGGCTTAGGGATGTGGTTCAGTTGGTACAGTGCCTGCCTAGCGAGCAGAAAGTCTGGGGTTCTATCCCTGGCACCAGGTAAGCTAGGTGTGGACGCATGCTGTAACCCTAACACTGGGGAAGTAAAGTCAGAAAGCTCAGAGGAGTTTAATTCAAGGTCCTCTTTAGCTGCAGGGATTACACAAAACAttttgtcaaaacaaacaaacagacagtaAAGTCCTGTAATTTCTTGTCTAAATCTTGTCTTAGTTCTTTTGGTCTTTGGTAGAACTGGCCAGGGGACCCATGGCCTGAGCAGGCTTGGCAGGCTCTCCTCCAATGAGCCCCGTTCTCTCAGACATAATTTTAATTGTCATTGTGTCATCTTTGGCTCCTTttctgtgttcctctttctctgggAATCTTTATGCTTCCTGTTGTTTCTGCCTCTTAACTGGTAGCTGATGGGCTGAGACTATGCTGGCTGAGctgtattaaaatgaaaaataaaagagagagggggagagagagagagaaagagagagggagagggagggagagagaatgaattagATATTAGATTTGGGTCAGagcagaggaaaggggagggggccTGGAGCCTGAGGAGATgatggagacagaggaaggaagggcagacTCAGCTAAGCTGTGTCACGGGAGCTGGCAGCGTGCTGGAGGATGTGCCTTGCCATGAGCCAATTTTGGTTTCAATCTCAGTTTTAGAGGTTGTGTGAAATTCGGTTTCTTTCTTGGGGAGGCCAACAGCTGTCTGGGACTTTCCCCGGGTGGGAGGGCTGATGACTGGGAGTCTTGTGCAGTGTCTATACCACTCTCAGAGAGGGCCCACAGAAATCTCCGGGGCCTGCAAACTAGGCTGAAGTGACAGTAGTCACAGACTGTGAGCTTCTGTTTTTTTAGCTTCAGACTTTACCCAAGTTTAACCTTCACCCAAATCACAATGCAAACTCAATCTCAAATCTACCCCTCAAAGGGGTAGACTCTCAAATAAAGTCCTTCCTGTGAAACAGCTTACCATCGCTGGTGTTATTCAGCTACTGACCCTAAACAAAGCATGATACTAGGTGGAAACTCCTACCCGAGCCAGAAACTACAGCTGGACATTGTTCTACCTCACTTTGCCCTCCAACAGCCTTTAATCCGTGTTTACTGAGTACCAACCAGGAAGTTTGTTCAAGGGGGTAAGCATACTGAGGCACAAAGTCGAGGCAAAGAACCTTTACTCTTAGGGATCATGTTCCAGCAAGGCCAGATATAGGAAAGGCACACCAAAGGGCTGGGATGTGTCTTAGAGGTAGGGCACTTGCCTAGCTTGAGTGAGGCTCCGGGGCCATCCCCAGCAAggccataaaataaaatgaatctgtaAAACAGGGAAAACAAGGCAGGATGGTGTGGACAGTGGAAGAGAATACTCTTAGATACACTAGTCAGgagagaatattcttttttttttttttttttttttttaattctagacagggtttctctccatagtcctggctgtcctggaactcactctgtagaccaggctggccttgaaatcagaaatccacctgcctctgcctccctgagtgctgggattacaagcatgtgccaccactgcccggcaggagAGAATATTCTTGGATACAGTAGTCAGTGATGTCACTCTCAGCATGGGTATCATTGAAGAGAAGGCCCAGGTGACaggtaggaaggagggaggaagccaGGGATACTGATGGACAGTAAGAAACTCAATTGACCATATCAAAGTATCTCCATTTTATTCAGCTGTCATCTTTTAGAAGATAcaaagtattttcattttattcaactGTGATCTTTTAGAAGATACAAAGTATCTCCATTTTATTCAACTGTGATCTTTTGGAAGATACTAAGTATCTCTGTTTCATTCAACTGTGATCTTTTGGATTCAAGAGGGATCTTTTGGAAGGTGTCAGAGTGTGTGTGATAGAACAGGGGCGGTGGAGGAGGGATGGTGGTaactgggaggcaggtggatctccgtgagtctaaagccagcctggtctacactgtggcTACCTGGTCTATGCTGACTTGAAGGAGAGCAAGAGGAGAAACAGGGGTCTGGGTGACGAGGCTGGATGGGAACTGAGGCAGGATCCTTAGGCGTGCTGCTATGGGTGTGTGAGGTCTAAATCCACCCTCAAGAGTTaagtgagccaggcagtggtggcgcaggcctgtaatcccagcacttgggaggcagaggcaggcagatttctgagtttgaggccagcctggtctacagagtaagttctaggacagccagggctacacagagaaaccctgtctcgaaaaacaaaaaacaaaacaaacaaaaagttgttAAGTGTGGAGCCATTCAGTTTCATGGGCAAGATGGGGTTAGAGGAAAACAAAGAGCTGCCAGTGTAATGGTGGCCTGGAATGTAAAAGCCATGGGCCAAGGGCCTGCCAGTGTCCCACACCTCCCCACAATAAATGCTGGGTGTTTGATAGAATGCATAGTCGTTTGTGGATTCCAAAAGCGAGCCTGTCAGGTTGTCCTTCTCCTCCGTCCTCACTGGTTCACTACCCAGTGAGGACTCTTCTGTGGGTCTGGTTCACAGAATCCTATTGCTGTGGAATATCTGTGCACATCTGCCCTGTTCCAtctttgaagacattttcttcaggCACCAGAGGCTTGGTGTTTCTCCTACCAATGCCTATGCTCTCTGGAGGAGGCTGCTCTTCCCTTGACACCAGCATTAGGGAGAAGTGACCGAGGAGGGTGGACACACTGCCAGCAGGATTCTCTTCTTTAGAGGCTCCTGGCTCTGCAGGGACCGGACTCTTCCTGTCTTCACAGCTGTTTCTCCATCAACATCTGCACTGTGCTCATAACAACTTAGATATCTGGTTCAGTTTCTCTTCATCTTTCATCACCTGGCACCATCTTCAAAACCACACAGAGTCCATATATCTGTCCTCGGCTCTGGGGAAAGTTCTCCAGGTTTAACCTGGCCAGCTTCAACCTCTCTCATCAGCCACCCTggaaaaggccacacctcccacctTGGCTTCCCCTGGAAGCAAGGCTGCCATTCAAGAGCTTGAACCCTGGGAGCTGGTTCAGTGGCTCACTGGTTAGGACTGTGTACTGCTCCTGTAGCGGTCAGGAGGAGTTCAGCTTCCAATACCCATGCCAGGTgcctcacaactgcttgtaactccagccccaagggCTCTGATCCTCTTGTGGGCTCTGTGGGGACACCACACTACACaaaactctcacacacataagTTACTGagaaaatacttcttttttaaagactgatCTCTGAGTTCTCAGACATCACCTGTTCCTTCTATTCTCTCTTCTCCACTGAATTAATTATTCaccttgactcaaatctttttttttcatcaaaaaatttacatttttaaatttattttgtttatgtaggggTGAGTATGTGTTGAGGTCAACACAACCACATGCATGTgttgaggtcagagaacaacttaccGGAGTcgtttcactttctctttctacctTGTGGGTCCAAGGGCCAATTTCAGGTCATTggtgccaggtatggtggtgtacGACTTTAATTCCagacctggggaggcagaggcaggtggatttctatgagtttgagagaAACCTGGCCTACACAGGAAGCCCAGACTGGACATAGAcaaggctatatagtaagacctatgtcaatttatttattttttttcaagatagggtttctctgtgtgaccctgactgttctggaattcactttatagaccaggctggcctcaaacttagcgatccacctgcctctgcctcctaagtgctgagattaagtgCATGCTCCACTACATCCtggctgaaaaaaaatttttttcccctaaattcAGGCAAGCGCCTTTACCTGAATTCTTTCTTGATGTTTATTTTTTGGGGATGTGGGACTTGAGACCATCCAATAgtataggctggccttgaactcaatatgtagctgaAGTTGACTTTGAACCCCCCCAGTCCTTTTGCCTTCGATTCTAAAGGCTGGGACTGCAGACATAACTACCACACCAGGCttctttggattttaaaaaatcttgtgTGCGCGttcacatatgtgtctggaggTCAGTGGGCAACCTCGGTGGGCTTGTGTTAAGTTCTTCCTTGTTGTAGGCAGGTTCACTTTTTGTGGCTCCCcacaccaggctagcctaggctagcccacaagtgtgggggtgtggtggggtggggggtggtggtggtggagtttGTCCCTCCTCACGGTCTATCTCAAGgtaggaatgctgggattgcagtccAAGTCCCCATGCTTATGCGGCAGGTAGACCACCCCAGCCACCCCAGCCCCTAGCCCCCAGCCCAGACACTTCTCAGCCTAGCCAACCCCCCAGCAATTCTTGCTGGCTCTGTTTACCACAAACGGACAGGTCTAACAATTACAGTTACACTCTCAGTTTTGAATCTCTTTCCCACCAAAAAGACCTTGAAGATCTCAGTTTGAGGAAATGAAAGGCGTTTCCTGGGTTTTCCTCCTGAGCTGCGGAATCGGTCACGAGGGGCTGCTGGTGGGCTGGCAGGCTGCTCGCCCGGGTTTCAGTCTCTGAGGGATTCTCCAAAGTTCTCCACACACATCTCACCCTtgacccctcccaccccccacagagctccagcccccccccccccccaagatggCTTCCCTCCCGGCCTCCTTCCTTGCCCTTCTGTTACTAAAGCTTCCTCTTTACTCCGGTCTTGGAAGTaccttttcttttcaagattGATCCTTCAATCTGTaatcctctcccctctgccccaTCCCCGTCCTTACATTTCCAGGGTCTTTTCCGTCTTAAGTATACTTCCTTTGTTTAACGGACAGACGTATTCGGTGTCATTTCTTGAAGATAAGTTTTAAATTCCCTCCCTGGAATCTTTCTCCCTCTCGCATTCCCTTTGTGCGGTGTTTCAGAGTACTAGGCCCTCGACTAACAGGAACTGGTAAGATTTCCCCATCATCAAGACTCGTGGGTAGAGATGATGCCTGTCTTGTCTCCTCCGCTGTTCTTTGTACCCACCGCCCCTCATCTCACCGCCCACTCATTCCTCAATGTGAAAAGCAACTCTCCCTTCTAATAAAACGAAATCGTCTCTCTTTAAATTCTTAATTGTCTAGTTTGTGAACCTACGAAGTCCTTTCAATTCTCAACTAGCAGATCTCTTTGAGGCCTAAACCATGGCCACCCTATCCCGACAAGACTTGCGTGCCTCTAATTCTCTggctgaccccacccccaccccagcctctccCGTTCTACTTCTCTGGCTGCTTTACCTCTAGGGAGAAGAAATGATGCCCAAGCGCTTAAGTTCCACACCCGATTGCTGGAAGTTTCCCCCGAGGGTCATGGCTACTCTGAGCTGAGCCCTGCAGTACCTTCGGCAGGTTGCTTCCAGTCTCTGTAGACTGGGCTTGTGTGTTTTCTGTCTCTTGCCCAGAGCTCCTCATGTTAACGCACTGCACAGCAGTATCTTGTTTGGATCCACGGAACTCTCTGAAATGGAACCCCTTGTCTTTCCCCTCAGCCACGCGGACCTTCCTGCCTTAGGCCTCCGCCATCCATCCAACCCTTTAGGCAGTTGAAACGCGTGTCGATCTAAGAGTCTCCCAAGTCCTACCAACAACCACTAGTCACATCTTCATGTCCCTTCTGACGGAGTTTATAGAATATTGTAGCTGCCGTCTtggtgggtgtgcatgtgcagggatgtatgctcatgtgtgcactgtgcacgtgtgtgtagaagccagagTACAATCGAGGTTCTTTCTCAGGAGCCCAACTACCCAcccatgagacagggtctctctgtgtagcccttgctatcctggaactcgctttgtagaccaggctggcctagaactcagagatccaactgcctttgcttcagagtgctgggattaaaggcatgtgccaccaagacCAGCCCCATCcaccttttaaaagtttaattacatctttgtttatgtttgtttgtttgtttttacctgagacaaggtctctctatgtagtcttggctgtcctggaactcgctctgtagtgCCACCACTTTCTGGCTAAAAAAGTTCA is a genomic window containing:
- the Lta gene encoding lymphotoxin-alpha; its protein translation is MTPLRHLHLLRVLGAPPVFLLGLLLALPLGAQVSGVRVSAPRTAHQALQKHLTHGILKPAAHLVGYPSKQNSLLWRANTDRAFLRHGFSLNNNSLLIPTSGLYFVYSQVVFSGESCSSRAVPTPVYLAHEVQLFSSQYPSHVPLLSAQKSVYPGLQGPWVRSMYQGAVFLLSKGDQLSTHTDGISHLHFSPSSVFFGAFAL